The following proteins are co-located in the Pyxidicoccus trucidator genome:
- a CDS encoding NADH-quinone oxidoreductase subunit C, with protein sequence MDRVSAQLPEAVADRYVDRTGGAWAVIHADSLPKVAAFLKNDPELEFKLFGSIDAVDRLHLAECDPRFEVVYFLYSLKRNEHVRLKVRVSESTPVVPSLTSLFRGANWWERLTFDFYGIRFDGHPDLRRILLYEEFQGYPLRKDYALRDRQPLIPERPIKDIFRGPGTSGIS encoded by the coding sequence TTGGACAGGGTCTCCGCCCAGCTCCCGGAGGCGGTGGCGGATCGCTACGTTGACCGGACCGGTGGAGCCTGGGCCGTCATCCATGCGGACTCTCTTCCCAAGGTCGCTGCCTTCCTGAAGAACGACCCGGAGCTGGAGTTCAAGCTCTTCGGTTCCATCGACGCCGTCGACCGCCTGCACCTGGCGGAGTGCGACCCGCGCTTCGAGGTCGTCTACTTCCTCTACTCGCTCAAGCGGAACGAGCACGTGCGGCTCAAGGTGCGCGTGAGCGAGAGCACGCCGGTGGTCCCCTCCCTGACGTCGCTGTTCCGGGGCGCCAACTGGTGGGAGCGCCTGACGTTCGACTTCTACGGCATCCGCTTCGACGGCCACCCGGACCTGCGCCGCATCCTCCTGTACGAGGAGTTCCAGGGCTACCCCCTGCGCAAGGACTACGCGCTGCGCGACCGGCAGCCGCTCATCCCCGAGCGCCCCATCAAGGACATCTTCCGCGGTCCCGGCACCAGCGGGATCTCCTGA
- the nuoD gene encoding NADH dehydrogenase (quinone) subunit D, whose protein sequence is MSDHGKPQTEAPNPDTDAYAHESELESHLQTKRMVINMGPSHPATHGTVRLKVELEGETIVKIDPEIGFLHRGFQKSCENVTWTQCLPYTDRLNYLSSMMNNFGFLNAVEKLIGLEIPERAQYIRVIGSELHRLQDHLTCVGATGLEMGGFAPFLFAMEFRELIHDRVAELTGARLTTSFGRVGGINRDLPEGWIPKVHKSLDRGLELIDEMDALLTRNRIFVDRTKGTGVINAEDAIDFGYTGPALRACGVNYDIRKAKPYWVYDRFDFKVPVGEHGDNYDRYLVRLEEMRQSVLILRQAMDTIPAGPIIVDDWRIALPPKPEVYGTIEGVMSHFKLVMEGIQVPAGEVYDATEASNGELGWYIVSDGGGRPYKVHVRAPGFPVLAAVPHIIEGKMLADLIPTFDTINMIGGEVEQ, encoded by the coding sequence ATGTCTGACCACGGCAAGCCCCAGACCGAAGCGCCCAATCCCGACACCGACGCGTACGCCCACGAGTCGGAGCTGGAGTCGCACCTCCAGACCAAGCGGATGGTCATCAACATGGGCCCCTCGCACCCCGCGACGCACGGCACCGTGCGGCTGAAGGTGGAGCTCGAGGGCGAGACCATCGTCAAGATCGACCCGGAGATTGGCTTCCTCCACCGCGGCTTCCAGAAGAGCTGCGAGAACGTCACGTGGACACAGTGCCTGCCCTACACGGACCGGCTCAACTACCTGTCCTCGATGATGAACAACTTCGGGTTCCTCAACGCCGTGGAGAAGCTCATCGGCCTGGAGATTCCCGAGCGAGCCCAGTACATCCGCGTCATCGGCTCCGAGCTGCACCGGCTGCAGGACCACCTGACGTGCGTGGGCGCCACCGGCCTGGAGATGGGCGGCTTCGCGCCGTTCCTCTTCGCCATGGAGTTCCGCGAGCTCATCCATGACCGCGTCGCCGAGCTGACCGGCGCCCGGCTCACCACCAGCTTCGGCCGCGTGGGTGGCATCAACCGCGACCTGCCCGAGGGCTGGATTCCCAAGGTCCACAAGTCGCTGGACCGCGGGCTGGAGCTCATCGACGAGATGGATGCGCTGCTCACGCGCAACCGCATCTTCGTGGACCGTACCAAGGGCACCGGCGTCATCAACGCCGAGGACGCCATCGACTTCGGCTACACGGGCCCGGCGCTGCGCGCCTGCGGCGTCAACTACGACATCCGCAAGGCGAAGCCGTACTGGGTCTATGACCGGTTCGACTTCAAGGTGCCGGTCGGCGAGCACGGCGACAACTACGACCGCTACCTCGTCCGCCTCGAGGAGATGCGGCAGTCCGTGCTCATCCTGCGCCAGGCAATGGACACCATCCCCGCCGGCCCCATCATCGTGGATGACTGGCGCATCGCCCTGCCGCCCAAGCCCGAGGTGTACGGCACCATCGAGGGCGTGATGTCGCACTTCAAGCTGGTGATGGAGGGCATCCAGGTGCCCGCCGGTGAGGTCTACGACGCCACCGAGGCCTCCAACGGAGAGCTGGGCTGGTACATCGTCAGCGACGGCGGCGGCCGCCCGTACAAGGTGCACGTGCGCGCGCCGGGCTTCCCGGTGCTCGCCGCGGTGCCGCACATCATCGAGGGCAAGATGCTGGCGGACCTCATCCCCACTTTCGACACCATCAACATGATCGGCGGCGAGGTCGAGCAGTGA
- a CDS encoding 2Fe-2S iron-sulfur cluster-binding protein: MSDNDTKKPTGDAQVPPKGSPTDTPAAKIGPEPSNPPAGAKLDTPPAAHSGPTGTPKPPPPAGPPPKPAPKNPGFVTCTIDGREVVVKPGTNMIEAARQVGSEIPYYCYHPRLSIAANCRICLIEASNAPKLVPACQTPLAEGVVIKTTTPKVKEQQRSVMEFLLLNHPVDCSICDQAGECKLQDYYMKYDYRPSRLEGGKTLKNKRKVLGPRVVLDQERCIMCTRCVRVMNEVAQEPQLGVFGRGSHERIDVFPGSELDSNYSLNTVDVCPVGALLSRDFRFKARAWFLSATPSVCTGCSRGCTTYVDWMSQDTYRYRPRENEAVNKSWMCDQGRLSYKYLNVERALRPQVGRRTGAPSEAEPVVTRKEAVQAAARALKPLVGTAQLAVLASPVTSNEDLLAGLTFAKATLGVSTVYVGGRPQDAADHFLMTADKNPNRKGLELIAQGLGLKLESFDALTTALGAGRVKALYAIGTEVPGDAAAFAQAVGRLDVFVAQAFTESPITAQATVLLPASVHVEDEGSFVQQDGIIQRFRKAYPPKGDVVPHWRWAAELTRELGGEAAWASARDVWRELAGKVAAFAEFNWDKASPPDREKPGINPLPAGADGRPPGYREFGTPRVRGI, translated from the coding sequence GTGAGCGACAACGACACGAAGAAGCCCACCGGTGATGCGCAGGTGCCCCCCAAGGGCTCGCCCACCGACACCCCCGCGGCGAAGATTGGACCCGAGCCGTCCAACCCGCCGGCCGGCGCGAAGCTGGACACCCCGCCCGCGGCGCACAGCGGCCCCACGGGCACGCCCAAGCCGCCGCCCCCCGCCGGCCCGCCGCCCAAGCCGGCGCCGAAGAACCCGGGGTTCGTCACCTGCACCATCGACGGCCGCGAAGTCGTCGTGAAGCCAGGGACGAACATGATCGAGGCGGCCAGGCAGGTCGGCTCGGAGATTCCCTACTACTGCTACCACCCGCGCCTCTCCATCGCGGCCAACTGCCGCATCTGCCTCATCGAGGCGTCCAACGCGCCCAAGCTGGTGCCCGCGTGCCAGACGCCGCTCGCCGAGGGCGTGGTCATCAAGACCACCACGCCCAAGGTGAAGGAGCAGCAGCGCTCGGTGATGGAGTTCCTGCTGCTCAACCACCCGGTCGACTGCTCCATCTGCGACCAGGCCGGTGAGTGCAAGCTGCAGGACTACTACATGAAGTACGACTACCGCCCCTCGCGCCTGGAGGGCGGCAAGACGCTGAAGAACAAGCGCAAGGTGCTGGGGCCCCGCGTCGTCCTGGACCAGGAGCGCTGCATCATGTGCACCCGCTGCGTGCGGGTGATGAACGAGGTGGCGCAGGAGCCGCAGCTGGGCGTGTTCGGCCGCGGCAGCCACGAGCGCATCGACGTGTTCCCCGGCAGCGAGCTGGACAGCAACTACTCGCTGAACACCGTGGACGTGTGCCCGGTGGGCGCGCTGCTCAGCCGCGACTTCCGCTTCAAGGCGCGCGCGTGGTTCCTGTCCGCCACCCCGTCGGTGTGCACCGGCTGCTCGCGCGGCTGCACCACCTACGTGGACTGGATGTCCCAGGACACCTACCGCTACCGCCCGCGCGAGAACGAGGCCGTCAACAAGAGCTGGATGTGCGACCAGGGCCGGCTCTCGTACAAGTACCTCAACGTGGAGCGCGCGCTCCGGCCGCAGGTGGGCCGCCGCACCGGCGCCCCCAGCGAGGCCGAGCCCGTGGTGACGCGCAAGGAGGCGGTGCAGGCCGCCGCCCGGGCGCTCAAGCCGCTGGTGGGCACCGCGCAGCTGGCCGTGCTGGCCTCTCCGGTGACCTCCAACGAGGACCTGCTCGCGGGCCTCACCTTCGCCAAGGCCACGCTGGGCGTGTCCACCGTGTACGTGGGCGGCCGTCCCCAGGACGCCGCGGACCACTTCCTGATGACGGCGGACAAGAACCCCAACCGCAAGGGCCTGGAGCTGATTGCCCAGGGGCTGGGGCTGAAGCTGGAGTCCTTCGACGCGCTCACCACCGCGCTGGGCGCGGGCCGGGTGAAGGCGCTCTACGCCATCGGCACCGAGGTGCCGGGTGACGCCGCGGCCTTCGCGCAGGCGGTGGGCCGGCTGGACGTCTTCGTGGCGCAGGCCTTCACCGAGTCCCCCATCACCGCGCAGGCCACCGTGCTGCTGCCGGCCTCCGTCCACGTGGAGGACGAGGGCTCCTTCGTGCAGCAGGACGGCATCATCCAGCGCTTCCGGAAGGCCTACCCGCCCAAGGGCGACGTGGTGCCCCACTGGCGCTGGGCCGCGGAGCTGACGCGCGAGCTGGGCGGCGAGGCCGCCTGGGCGTCCGCGCGGGACGTGTGGCGCGAGCTGGCCGGCAAGGTCGCCGCGTTCGCCGAGTTCAACTGGGACAAGGCCTCTCCGCCGGACCGGGAGAAGCCGGGCATCAATCCGCTGCCTGCGGGCGCCGATGGGCGTCCTCCGGGGTACCGTGAGTTCGGTACGCCCCGGGTGAGGGGTATCTAG